The following proteins are co-located in the Rhodococcus opacus B4 genome:
- a CDS encoding MFS transporter has product MSSVLQKPEIEARVVRKVARRLIPFLGLAYFVNYLDRTNIGLAKLTMSEELGLTETMFGLASGLFFIGYLLFEVPSNLALHRFGARRWIARIMLTWGIIAAAMAFVPNVGSLYTLRMLLGIAEAGFFPGVLLYLTLWFPRAYRVRLMGLFLLALPVSSALGAPLSSAIIQYWDGIFGLSGWRVMFLIEGIPAVLLAVVTWFYLTDRPSQAGWLDEDEKGWLTSELESEASESGSRISGSVRRALTDSRVWMLGLVYFGITYGLYSLSFFLPSIVAGFQKTFATDFSLFTTGLIVAVPFAVGAVAMVLWSRHSDRTGERIWHVAMPTLIGAVSIPVALYMQSPLTTMIAVTVNAVGVFCALPVFWYLPSTFLTGAGAAAGIAVVNSVGNMSGFGAPYVTGWLFDATGNARAGLWVVGAVMLVAVILVLVLRSRVSATCSIEGADNGMVTAGR; this is encoded by the coding sequence ATGTCGTCCGTACTGCAGAAACCCGAGATCGAGGCGAGGGTGGTCCGGAAGGTCGCCCGGCGGCTCATTCCGTTCCTCGGCCTGGCCTACTTCGTCAACTACCTCGACCGGACCAATATCGGGCTGGCGAAGCTGACCATGAGCGAGGAACTCGGCCTGACCGAGACCATGTTCGGCCTGGCCTCCGGTCTCTTCTTCATCGGGTATCTCCTGTTCGAGGTGCCGAGCAATCTCGCGCTGCACAGGTTCGGGGCGCGGCGCTGGATCGCCCGGATAATGCTCACGTGGGGAATCATCGCGGCGGCCATGGCTTTCGTGCCCAATGTCGGATCGCTGTACACGCTGCGGATGTTGCTGGGTATCGCCGAGGCCGGCTTCTTCCCCGGCGTCCTGCTCTACCTGACCCTGTGGTTCCCGCGCGCCTACCGGGTGCGGCTGATGGGTCTGTTCCTTCTCGCGCTGCCGGTGTCGTCGGCGCTCGGAGCACCGTTGTCGAGCGCCATCATCCAATACTGGGACGGGATCTTCGGACTCTCCGGCTGGCGGGTCATGTTCCTGATCGAGGGAATACCCGCCGTCCTGCTCGCGGTGGTCACCTGGTTCTACCTGACGGACCGGCCGTCGCAGGCCGGATGGCTGGATGAAGACGAAAAAGGCTGGCTCACTAGTGAACTCGAATCCGAGGCCTCGGAATCCGGTTCCCGCATCAGTGGGTCGGTGCGGCGGGCGCTGACGGATTCCCGTGTCTGGATGCTGGGCCTCGTCTATTTCGGGATCACCTACGGGCTGTACTCGCTCAGCTTCTTCCTGCCCAGCATCGTCGCGGGCTTCCAGAAGACGTTCGCCACCGACTTCTCGCTGTTCACCACCGGGTTGATCGTCGCGGTTCCGTTCGCGGTCGGCGCCGTCGCAATGGTGTTGTGGAGCAGGCACTCCGACCGGACAGGTGAGCGGATCTGGCACGTCGCCATGCCCACCCTGATCGGAGCCGTCTCGATCCCGGTCGCCCTGTACATGCAGTCGCCGCTCACGACGATGATCGCGGTCACCGTCAACGCGGTCGGCGTGTTCTGCGCACTGCCCGTGTTCTGGTACCTGCCCAGCACGTTCCTGACCGGAGCGGGCGCCGCGGCGGGCATCGCCGTCGTCAACTCGGTGGGCAACATGAGCGGTTTCGGGGCTCCGTACGTCACCGGGTGGCTGTTCGACGCCACCGGAAACGCACGCGCCGGACTGTGGGTCGTGGGGGCGGTCATGCTCGTCGCCGTGATCCTGGTTCTCGTGCTCAGGTCCCGCGTAAGTGCCACGTGCAGTATCGAAGGCGCCGACAACGGGATGGTCACCGCCGGTCGTTGA
- a CDS encoding enoyl-CoA hydratase translates to MTTMTTGTAEVAAEFTVPDLLVEEADTVVTVTFNRPGKLNSLTPQMYEDLGRVCERVNVDPAVRLLVVRGAGRAFAAGSDIAHFRSFTDGEDGVEYENRFVAVLARLERVRVPTLAVIDGPCVGAGLIVAAACDVRVATTRSYFGLPIARTLGNALSAYPLALLADRLGSARLASMVARARMLPAAEAASIGFVAETAVPDHFDDLVAVVTGDLLAAAPLTVCSTREVLRRIRTTVLPESADLVRAAYGSDDFRAGVAAFLRGERAEWSGR, encoded by the coding sequence ATGACGACCATGACGACGGGCACTGCAGAAGTGGCCGCGGAGTTCACCGTCCCGGATCTGCTCGTCGAGGAGGCGGACACGGTTGTGACGGTCACGTTCAACCGGCCGGGCAAGCTCAACTCGCTGACACCGCAGATGTACGAAGACCTCGGTCGCGTGTGTGAGCGGGTGAACGTGGATCCGGCGGTGCGGTTGCTGGTCGTCCGCGGTGCCGGCCGGGCATTCGCTGCCGGCTCCGACATCGCGCACTTCCGGTCCTTCACCGATGGTGAGGACGGGGTGGAGTACGAGAACCGGTTCGTGGCGGTGCTCGCGCGCCTGGAACGGGTGCGGGTGCCGACGTTGGCGGTGATCGACGGACCTTGTGTGGGTGCGGGGTTGATCGTCGCGGCGGCGTGCGATGTCCGGGTCGCGACCACGCGCTCGTATTTCGGATTGCCGATCGCCCGCACCCTGGGCAACGCGCTGTCCGCGTATCCGCTGGCGCTGCTCGCCGACAGGTTGGGCTCGGCCCGGCTGGCATCGATGGTGGCGCGGGCCAGGATGCTGCCTGCCGCCGAGGCAGCGTCGATCGGATTCGTGGCCGAGACCGCCGTCCCCGACCACTTCGACGACCTGGTGGCCGTCGTGACCGGGGACCTACTCGCCGCCGCGCCCTTGACGGTGTGCTCGACCCGTGAGGTGCTGCGCCGAATCCGGACCACGGTATTGCCGGAGTCCGCGGACCTGGTCCGCGCCGCGTACGGGAGCGACGATTTCCGGGCGGGGGTGGCCGCGTTCCTGCGGGGCGAACGCGCGGAGTGGTCGGGAAGGTGA
- a CDS encoding TetR/AcrR family transcriptional regulator encodes MARLPAGQRREDFITAAVQIIAERGVHGATTRRIAERAQAPLASLHYCFHTKEELFLAIYEDMAATQLREGFHVREGSGLGRAAAGLLRQVAAWFGKEQTYAQAQLEMFFWVLRQDSDLAKRLYQVHLDMLEGLLRQGLRPDDDVKLVEVLARTIASVADGLVPQWLTFKDPVMRDTTVDVIAESLERLADAHRIPQVTAAG; translated from the coding sequence ATGGCACGTCTGCCGGCCGGGCAACGCCGAGAGGACTTCATCACCGCGGCGGTGCAGATTATTGCCGAACGCGGTGTGCATGGTGCGACCACTCGACGCATCGCGGAACGTGCGCAGGCACCGCTTGCGAGCTTGCACTACTGCTTCCATACGAAAGAGGAGCTGTTCCTCGCCATCTACGAGGATATGGCCGCGACGCAGTTAAGAGAAGGTTTTCACGTGCGCGAAGGCTCAGGACTCGGCCGCGCGGCGGCGGGACTTCTGCGTCAGGTCGCAGCATGGTTCGGAAAGGAGCAGACATACGCGCAGGCCCAATTGGAAATGTTCTTCTGGGTCTTGAGGCAAGACAGCGACCTGGCGAAGCGGCTGTATCAAGTCCATCTCGACATGCTCGAAGGCTTGCTGCGTCAGGGGTTGAGGCCCGACGACGACGTCAAGTTGGTCGAGGTTCTGGCTCGAACCATCGCCTCGGTTGCAGATGGTCTGGTTCCACAATGGCTGACCTTCAAGGATCCGGTCATGCGTGACACGACAGTCGATGTCATCGCCGAATCCCTGGAACGCCTCGCCGACGCGCACCGAATCCCGCAAGTGACGGCAGCCGGCTGA
- a CDS encoding Lrp/AsnC family transcriptional regulator, with protein sequence MSRLDRTDARLLLALCDAPRATGVQLATLLGMARNTVQARMSRWEEQRVLAPVDRCVSPRDLGYPLQAFVTAVVDQHRLEDVIEHLRDIAEVVEVVGISGAADLHIGVVAVDADDLYRVAGLILAVPGIERTTVSVAMRDAIPYRTRPLLERIAEEH encoded by the coding sequence ATGTCGAGACTCGACCGAACCGACGCCCGCCTGCTGCTCGCGCTGTGCGACGCTCCCCGCGCAACCGGCGTCCAGCTGGCGACGCTGCTGGGGATGGCTCGGAATACCGTGCAGGCACGAATGTCTCGCTGGGAGGAGCAGCGCGTGCTCGCACCGGTCGACCGCTGCGTATCACCCCGCGACCTGGGGTACCCCTTGCAGGCGTTCGTCACCGCGGTGGTCGACCAGCACCGCCTCGAGGACGTCATCGAACATCTGCGGGACATCGCCGAGGTCGTCGAGGTCGTCGGCATCTCGGGAGCGGCAGACCTGCACATCGGCGTGGTCGCTGTCGATGCCGACGACCTGTATCGCGTCGCGGGCCTCATTCTCGCCGTGCCCGGGATCGAGCGCACCACGGTGTCCGTCGCCATGCGCGACGCCATCCCCTACCGGACCCGCCCACTGCTCGAGCGGATCGCCGAGGAGCACTGA